In Brassica rapa cultivar Chiifu-401-42 chromosome A06, CAAS_Brap_v3.01, whole genome shotgun sequence, a single window of DNA contains:
- the LOC103874608 gene encoding transcription factor MYB78, which translates to MDGKRSLEINKNMGDFENNVDDEMDLRRGPWTVEEDFKLSNYISTLGEGRWNSLARCAGLKRTGKSCRLRWLNYLRPDVRRGNITLEEQLLILELHSRWGNRWSKIAQYLPGRTDNEIKNYWRTRVQKHAKQLRCDVNSQQFKDTMRYLWMPRLVERIQAASASSTTGSAAKSCVTTTTDQFLITSYDGGANNNNTNIDHLGLTSNPNGYVTSGTSSVTVSPASGLTEYNIGSEVGQIETSFDPVQSLVGPQIMLPSQNYLDDKSGLLNGGLGAMQEQSYPNLFENINGMIPSYSDSFWNIGSDEDFWLLQQQQQQLLNNGSF; encoded by the exons ATGGACGGCAAAAGAAGCTTAGAGATCAACAAGAACATGGGGGACTTCGAGAACAACGTGGATGACGAAATGGACCTAAGGAGAGGTCCATGGACGGTTGAGGAAGATTTCAAGCTCAGCAATTACATTTCCACTCTTGGAGAAGGCCGATGGAACTCTCTAGCTCGTTGCGCCG GTCTCAAAAGAACCGGAAAAAGCTGTAGATTACGGTGGTTGAACTATCTCCGGCCAGACGTCCGCCGTGGAAACATAACCCTTGAAGAACAACTCTTAATTCTTGAACTTCACTCCCGTTGGGGCAATAG ATGGTCTAAGATTGCACAATATTTACCGGGAAGAACAGATAACGAGATTAAAAACTACTGGAGAACACGCGTGCAAAAGCATGCAAAACAGCTTAGATGCGACGTGAATAGTCAACAGTTTAAAGACACCATGAGGTATCTTTGGATGCCTCGTCTCGTAGAGCGGATCCAAGCCGCCTCCGCTTCATCCACTACTGGTTCTGCTGCCAAGTCTTGCGTCACCACAACCACAGATCAGTTCTTGATCACGTCATACGACGGAGGAGCCAACAACAACAATACCAACATAGACCATTTGGGTTTAACGAGCAACCCTAATGGTTACGTCACGTCGGGAACTTCCAGCGTTACAGTGTCTCCGGCGTCCGGTTTGACGGAGTATAACATAGGCAGTGAAGTGGGACAGATTGAAACTAGTTTTGATCCGGTTCAGAGTTTGGTGGGTCCACAAATCATGTTGCCATCGCAAAACTACCTGGATGATAAAAGTGGATTATTAAACGGAGGTTTAGGGGCGATGCAGGAGCAGAGTTATCCTAatttgtttgaaaatattaatggAATGATACCTTCTTATTCGGACAGTTTCTGGAACATTGGAAGTGATGAAGACTTTTGGCTTttacagcaacaacaacagcagCTCCTCAACAATGGAAGCTTCTGA
- the LOC103874609 gene encoding uncharacterized protein LOC103874609, which translates to MVAEAMRIKAEVYHGDKTCREIFGSLLSEIGLPNRLLSNQEIEECGYVKDTGFVWLKHKKKNKDDKKRHQDSFRFDNVMVCFEDEVTAYFQPNTIKKLTGVKAKEFVVWISLGEIHVNRPSGLITFKTQVGLLSKSLPLSVFEDVQGKHDVMEKPKQQDQQKFNDPKIYLY; encoded by the coding sequence ATGGTGGCAGAAGCCATGAGAATCAAGGCAGAGGTGTACCACGGAGACAAGACATGCAGAGAGATATTCGGCTCCCTTTTGTCCGAGATCGGTTTACCAAACCGGCTCCTAAGTAACCAGGAGATCGAAGAATGCGGATACGTGAAGGACACGGGTTTCGTGTGGCTaaagcacaagaagaagaacaaagacGATAAAAAGAGACATCAAGACTCGTTTAGATTCGATAACGTCATGGTGTGTTTCGAAGATGAAGTCACTGCTTATTTCCAGCCGAACACGATCAAGAAACTCACTGGGGTTAAGGCCAAGGAGTTCGTGGTCTGGATCTCGCTCGGTGAGATTCACGTAAACCGCCCCTCTGGTTTGATTACCTTCAAGACACAGGTCGGTTTGTTGTCTAAGTCGTTGCCTCTGTCGGTTTTTGAAGACGTTCAAGGTAAACATGATGTTATGGAGAAGCCTAAACAACAGGATCAACAAAAATTCAACGATCCCAAAATCTATTTGTACTAG
- the LOC103874835 gene encoding LOW QUALITY PROTEIN: DNA (cytosine-5)-methyltransferase 1-like (The sequence of the model RefSeq protein was modified relative to this genomic sequence to represent the inferred CDS: substituted 2 bases at 2 genomic stop codons) translates to MSQSNKGMDDGNSWMIEYDSSMVSISIHTDVAWYRLGKPSTQYPPWREPTLKTARVAKSIISLLVKQARMARLSFRDVIKKVSEFQKNDNKAYISSDPSAVERYLVLHGQVILQIFAKHPIKELKKCAFITGLASKMEEIHHTKWAIKKRRKILPTKPKNKILPKKPKSKLRIGKGYVASKRSAMQATKTHLVDRIWGQYYSEYGAIGAENGKEKVQEERKNEEEDDVEEPSVLETRWEGDILGRTSAGEPLYQQALVGGEVVAVGGAVLLEVNETSVIYFVEYMFESSDHCKMLHGRHLERGSETVLGNTANERELFLTNACMTVQLKDIKGTVSFEIRSRPWGHQYRKENNAADKLDRARAEERKAQHLPAEYFCKCLYSPVRGGFFSLQPNNISSGTGSCSPCKIREEEKERSKPKLNATMTGFFFNGVDYCMEDYAYVNPKFIYKPKKDKKFERNVDLKSFVVCQLLEVVLPKVSSLNGLFEVIVRRFYRPEDTPLEKAYSSNIQEVYYSEDVHILPPGAFEGKCEVRKKHDMPLRNDYLTLDNIFFFEVLLXTVLXQMPVHIKPKFSTIKDDTLLRKQKGKGIEGETDYDELPKEMRLATLDIFSGCGGLSKGLEQSGVSETKWAIEYEEPAGQAFKQNHPESTVFVNNCNVILRAIMEKCGDKDECLSTTEANELAAKLDEEQKLALPLPGQVDFISGGPPCQGFSGMNRFQEGSWSKVQREMILAFLSFAEYFRPRYFLLENVRNFVSFNGGQTFKLTLASLLEMGYQVRFGVLEAGAYGVAQSRKRAFIWAAAPGEVLPEWPEPMHVFGTPELKIKLSKRSHYAAVRSTQYGAPFRSITVRDTINDLPPIKNGESETNREYGADPVSWFQKKIRGDMLVLTDHICKEMDETNLIRCENIPKTPGADWRDLKNLKKKKIKLSSGKMVDMIPAWLRNKAKTHNGWKGLFGRLDMEGSFATSITDPRPMGMVGMCFHPEQDRIISVRECARSQGFPDSYKFVGGILDKHRQIGNAVPPPLAFALGRKLKEAVLLKKPPLQQKP, encoded by the exons ATGTCTCAATCAAATAAAGGAATGGATGATGGAAACTCATGGATGATTGAGTATGATTCATCAATGGTATCGATTTCAATACATACAGATGTGGCCTG GTATCGACTTGGGAAACCATCAACGCAATACCCCCCTTGGCGTGAACCTACTCTGAAAACAGCAAGGGTTGCGAAAAGCATTATTTCCTTGCTGGTGAAGCAAGCAAGAATGGCTAGGCTTTCATTTCGAGATGTCATCAAAAAAGTTTCCGAGTTCCAAAAGAACGATAATAAAGCTTACATTTCTTCTGATCCCTCAGCTGTGGAGAGATATTTGGTCCTCCATGGGCAAGTTATTTTGCAGATTTTTGCAAAACACCCTATAAAGGAACTCAAAAAGTGTGCATTTATTACTGGTCTTGCAAGTAAAATGGAGGAAATACACCACACAAAATGGGCAATCAAGAAGAGGAGGAAAATATTGCCAACGAAACCCAAGAATAAAATATTGCCAAAGAAACCGAAGAGCAAACTAAGGATAGGTAAGGGATATGTGGCATCCAAGAGGAGTGCTATGCAAGCAACAAAAACTCACCTGGTTGATAGAATTTGGGGACAGTATTACTCAGAATATGGGGCCATTGGTGCAGAAAATGGCAAGGAAAAGGTTCAAGAGGAGagaaaaaatgaagaagaagatgatgtagAGGAACCTTCGGTCCTGGAAACAAGATGGGAAGGTGATATTCTAGGAAGAACATCTGCTGGTGAGCCTCTTTATCAACAAGCCCTCGTTGGAGGAGAGGTAGTGGCTGTAGGTGGTGCTGTCCTCTTGGAAGTCAATGAAACTTCGGTCATCTACTTTGTGGAGTACATGTTCGAAAGTTCAGATCACTGCAAAATGCTACATGGAAGACACCTAGAAAGAGGATCCGAGACTGTTCTAGGGAACACTGCTAACGAGAGGGAACTATTCCTGACCAATGCATGCATGACTGTTCAGCTTAAGGACATAAAAGGAACAGTCAGTTTTGAGATTCGATCAAGGCCATGGGGACATCAGTATAGGAAAGAGAACAACGCTGCTGATAAGCTTGACCGAGCAAGAGCAGAAGAGAGAAAAGCACAACACTTGCCGGCTGAATATTTCTGCAAATGCTTATATTCACCTGTGAGAGGGGGTTTCTTTAGTCTTCAACCCAACAACATAAGTAGCGGTACAGGATCTTGCAGTCCATGTAAGATCAGGGAGGAGGAAAAGGAGCGGTCAAAACCCAAGCTGAATGCAACAATGACCGGGTTTTTCTTCAACGGGGTTGACTATTGCATGGAGGATTATGCATATGTCAAccctaaatttatatataaaccgAAAAAGGATAAGAAGTTTGAGAGGAACGTTGATTTAAAATCCTTCGTTGTGTGTCAACTACTTGAAGTAGTTCTTCCAAAGGTATCGTCATTAAATGGTTTATTTGAGGTTATAGTGAGAAGATTTTATAGGCCTGAAGATACACCTTTAGAGAAGGCATATTCTTCAAACATCCAAGAA GTGTATTACAGTGAGGACGTACATATTCTCCCTCCAGGGGCTTTTGAAGGCAAATGTGAAGTAAGGAAGAAACATGATATGCCCTTACGCAATGATTATCTAACATTAGACAATATCTTCTTTT TTGAAGTGTTACTATAAACTGTCTTGTAACAGATGCCTGTCCATATCAAACCGAAGTTCTCTACCATTAAAGACGACACACTTCTCAGAAAGCAAAAGGGGAAGGGAATAGAGGGTGAAACTGATTATGATGAGTTACCTAAAGAGATGCGTCTGGCTACACTTGATATCTTTTCCGGTTGTGGTGGCCTGTCTAAGGGACTGGAACAGTCAG GTGTATCTGAAACAAAGTGGGCTATTGAGTATGAAGAGCCAGCAGGGCAGGCTTTCAAACAAAACCATCCTGAGTCAACGGTTTTTGTTAACAACTGCAATGTGATTCTTAG GGCTATAATGGAAAAATGTGGAGATAAAGATGAGTGTCTCTCTACTACAGAGGCAAATGAACTTGCAGCTAAACttgatgaagaacagaagcTTGCTCTGCCACTGCCTGGTCAAGTGGATTTCATCAGCGGAGGACCTCCATgccaa GGATTCTCTGGTATGAACAGGTTCCAGGAAGGCTCATGGAGTAAAGTTCAGCGTGAAATGATACTAGCATTCTTGTCCTTTGCTGAGTATTTCCGGCCAAGGTATTTTCTTCTGGAGAACGTGAGGAACTTTGTGTCATTCAATGGAGGGCAGACATTTAAACTCACTCTGGCTTCTCTTCTTGAAATGGGTTACCAG GTGAGGTTTGGAGTGTTGGAGGCAGGTGCATATGGAGTTGCTCAATCTCGCAAAAGAGCTTTTATTTGGGCAGCTGCACCAGGAGAAGTTCTTCCAGAATGGCCTGAGCCTATGCATGTCTTTGGTACTCCAGagttgaaaataaaactatcCAAAAGATCACACTATGCTGCTGTTCGTAGTACTCAATATGGTGCACCTTTCCGCTCAATCACAGTGAGAGACACCATTAACGATCTTCCACCTATAAAAAATGGTGAATCAGAGACCAACAGAGAG TATGGAGCTGATCCAGTCTCTTGGTTCCAAAAGAAGATAAGAGGAGACATGTTAGTTCTCACTGATCATATATGCAAAGAGATGGATGAAACAAACCTCATCCGGTGTGAAAATATACCAAAGACTCCAGGTGCTGATTGGCGTGACCTCAAaaacctcaaaaaaaaaaag ATTAAGTTATCAAGTGGGAAGATGGTAGATATGATTCCAGCCTGGCTGAGAAACAAAGCTAAGACTCACAACGGGTGGAAAGGACTCTTTGGGAGATTAGACATGGAAGGAAGCTTTGCAACTTCCATCACCGATCCTCGGCCAATGGGTATGGTTGGAATGTGCTTCCATCCTGAACAAGACAGGATTATTTCTGTCCGTGAATGCGCCCGATCTCAG GGGTTTCCGGATAGCTATAAGTTCGTAGGGGGAATACTAGACAAGCATAGGCAGATTGGAAATGCAGTGCCTCCACCATTGGCTTTTGCTCTAGGTCGTAAGCTCAAAGAAGCCGTACTTCTCAAGAAACCTCCTCTTCAACAGAAACCCTAA
- the LOC103874836 gene encoding agamous-like MADS-box protein AGL97, with translation MVKRVGGGGTKRKIDKMEKIPKREYRATTFSKRCSGLYSKAAQLCLLADAQIAILATPPSSQSNVSFFSFGHSSVDAVVKAYLTGRRLAPVREEPMEEDIGVLMARKELGLELWWEKESLCESKDPRELMDAVKAMERMLSKLRSGDFVSDEEDVTKSNEIMAKKSNVVLHQGTQEPDETLDIQAVCCVPGDDLPHEGFDKITEEQDQILALCATDNNINGLSGSGLDVYSQEVDIDELIDWTTFESSVFDDGVLDSTQEHQGSLLMNFEAAAHDVSTNPNPPMSVSEGVEEEALVFQNKAANDVSTMNPDDLIYDFEGVVEEEGFVFQNSVLDEDNLQFSDYFN, from the coding sequence ATGGTGAAAAGAGTAGGAGGAGGAGGCACTAAGAGAAAGATCGATAAGATGGAAAAGATCCCGAAGAGAGAGTATCGCGCGACTACTTTCTCCAAACGTTGTTCCGGACTTTACAGCAAAGCCGCGCAGCTCTGTCTTCTCGCCGACGCACAGATAGCAATCTTGGCGACTCCTCCTTCTTCGCAGTCCAACGTCTCTTTCTTCTCCTTCGGTCACTCTTCCGTGGATGCCGTCGTGAAAGCTTATCTCACGGGACGGCGTCTTGCTCCTGTTAGGGAAGAGCCGATGGAAGAGGACATTGGTGTATTGATGGCTCGTAAGGAACTAGGGTTAGAGTTGTGGTGGGAGAAGGAGAGTCTTTGTGAATCAAAGGATCCTCGAGAGTTGATGGACGCTGTCAAGGCCATGGAGAGGATGTTGAGTAAACTGCGTTCTGGAGACTTTGTTAGTGATGAAGAAGACGTGACCAAGAGCAACGAGATCATGGCGAAGAAGAGCAACGTCGTTTTACACCAAGGAACTCAAGAACCGGATGAAACCCTAGATATCCAAGCAGTTTGTTGCGTCCCTGGTGATGATTTACCTCATGAGGGTTTTGACAAGATCACTGAAGAGCAAGATCAGATACTCGCTTTATGTGCCACGGACAACAACATAAACGGTTTAAGTGGATCAGGCTTGGATGTGTACAGTCAAGAGGTGGATATTGATGAACTGATAGATTGGACGACTTTTGAAAGTTCAGTATTCGATGATGGTGTCTTGGATAGCACTCAAGAGCATCAGGGGAGTCTTTTGATGAACTTCGAAGCTGCTGCTCATGATGTCTCCACGAACCCAAATCCTCCCATGTCTGTCTCTGAAGGTGTTGAAGAGGAAGCTTTGGTGTTTCAGAACAAAGCTGCTAATGATGTCTCCACGATGAATCCAGATGATCTTATCTATGATTTTGAAGGTGTAGTTGAAGAGGAAGGCTTTGTGTTTCAGAACAGTGTTTTGGATGAAGATAATCTCCAGTTCAGTGATTATTTCAACTAG
- the LOC103874611 gene encoding uncharacterized protein LOC103874611 produces MARKGSHQKNGVVVDHNQTKPKKKTSQGKASDAESCQDDDKHTRSTETSDRDMAADPVASETDLAGDDSTEPGSATTRFDRERINALMRTLLDILSTNSPSENIGLAYNAAIRKLRIPAATVSREVNQWMERNRPLMVSVKSRVYKARDLVTKKIRLACPVVFRWLMHFGSIILLLSLVWLDCAIRGFDSFIRMGTASFFSIMWCGVFSAFSMIGMTKFILMSVATVLVSLFIGFVVGSITLAISSLVFLWLYGSFWTTLMFLFLGGLAFMMKHERIALFILTVYSVYSALGYVGWLGLLLAFNLAFISTDALIYFFNNKINQQSTDGGPSDPLNGSSFENGPGFPGDRGPGVPSTSGTDSELTSEGEVARLLNCADHYSVLGVPRYGNVDMAYIKREYRKKAMLVHPDKNMGNEKAAEAFKKLQNAYEVLLDSIKRKSYDDELKREELLNCFRRFQNSSQRDTRGHGFGSSDGEGDEALRECRQIACKKCGNFHAWFLTKKSKSRARWCQDCKDFHQAKDGDGWVEQSSQHVLFGLIQKVDLPLAYVCADSKVYEASEWYICQGMRCPANTHKPSFHVNTNVTGAKRGGTSGSSGQRGNQRMPNANMDETMTEEEFYEWLQNAAQAGMFDSAAESPTSAAASNTSGSSSKKKKKGKKQW; encoded by the exons ATGGCTCGTAAAGGAAGCCATCAGAAGAACGGAGTAGTAGTCGATCACAACCAAACCAAGCCAAAGAAGAAAACTTCACAAGGGAAAGCTAGTGACGCCGAGAGCTGCCAAGATGATGATAAGCACACAAGAAGCACTGAAACTTCAGACAGAGACATGGCTGCTGACCCTGTTGCTTCAGAGACTGATTTAGCTGGAGATGATAGCACCGAGCCTGGCTCTGCAACTACTCGATTTGATCGTGAACGCATCAACGCTCTCATGAGAACCTTGCTGGACATTCTGAGCACCAACAGCCCCTCTGAGAATATCGGGCTAGCATACAATGCAGCAATCAGGAAACTGAGGATACCCGCTGCTACTGTATCAAGGGAAGTGAATCAGTGGATGGAAAGAAACAGGCCTTTGATGGTTTCTGTCAAGTCACGAGTTTACAAAGCCCGTGACCTTGTTACAAAGAAGATTCGGCTAGCGTGCCCGGTTGTCTTCAGATGGCTTATGCACTTTGGCAGCATTATTCTCCTTCTATCTTTGGTTTGGTTGGACTGTGCAATCCGAGGCTTTGACTCTTTCATCAGGATGGGGACCGCATCGTTTTTCTCAATCATGTGGTGTGGTGTCTTCTCAGCGTTTTCCATGATCGGCATGACCAAATTTATACTGATGTCG GTTGCAACTGTTCTGGTGTCGTTGTTCATTGGATTTGTTGTTGGATCCATCACCCTTGCCATTTCGAGTTTGGTTTTCCTGTGGCTTTATGGTAGCTTTTGGACAACGCTGATGTTCCTCTTCTTAGGAG GTCTGGCATTCATGATGAAGCACGAGCGCATTGCACTCTTTATCCTCACAGTGTATTCAGTCTACAGTGCATTGGGTTATGTCGGATGGCTAGGCCTTCTTTTGGCTTTTAATCTTGCTTTCATCTCGACCGATGCTCTTATATATTTCTTCAATAACAAAATAAACCAGCAGAGCACAGATGGTGGACCCAGTGATCCCTTAAATGGTTCCTCTTTCGAAAACGGCCCTGGGTTTCCTGGAGACCGTGGCCCAGGAGTCCCGTCGACCAGCGGAACAGACTCTGAGTTAACATCAGAAGGTGAAGTTGCTCGGTTGCTGAATTGTGCTGACCACTACTCAGTTTTGGGCGTACCTCGGTATGGGAACGTTGACATGGCTTATATTAAGCGAGAATATAGGAAGAAG GCAATGCTGGTACATCCTGATAAGAATATGGGGAATGAGAAAGCAGCCGAAGCTTTTAAGAAACTTCAGAATGCGTATGAG GTGTTGCTTGATTCTATAAAACGGAAGTCATATGACGATGAGTTAAAGAGAGAAGAACTACTCAACTGCTTTCGAAGGTTTCAGAATTCTTCTCAAAGG GACACTCGGGGACACGGTTTTGGAAGCTCAGATGGTGAAGGAGATGAAGCGTTGAGAGAGTGTAGACAAATAGCGTGTAAAAAATGTGGCAATTTCCATGCCTGGTTTCTAAcaaagaaatcaaaatctagagCAAGATGGTGCCAG GATTGTAAGGACTTTCATCAAGCAAAAGATGGAGATGGTTGGGTTGAACAGTCTTCACAGCACGTCTTGTTCGGGTTGATTCAAAAG GTTGATCTGCCGCTTGCTTACGTTTGCGCAGACAGCAAAGTATATGAAGCTTCTGAGTGGTATATCTGTCAG GGAATGAGATGTCCTGCGAACACACACAAGCCGAGTTTCCATGTGAACACAAACGTGACAGGTGCGAAACGAGGAGGCACAAGTGGTTCATCAGGGCAGAGAGGAAACCAGAGAATGCCAAATGCAAACATGGATGAAACAATGACGGAGGAAGAGTTCTACGAGTGGTTGCAGAACGCCGCACAAGCCGGTATGTTTGATAGTGCCGCCGAGAGCCCTACTTCTGCAGCTGCGAGTAATACTAGTGGTAGTAgcagcaagaagaagaaaaagggaAAGAAGCAATGGTGA